A single window of Vigna unguiculata cultivar IT97K-499-35 chromosome 1, ASM411807v1, whole genome shotgun sequence DNA harbors:
- the LOC114186869 gene encoding YTH domain-containing protein ECT4-like isoform X1 yields the protein MAAVAPTSDKTADLLQNLTLDSEPKAIGVTEPAKKNGPGFSKGAAKGMGKPFNPNSSFVPNGYPSAYYYGGYDGQGDWNVYSRYMNLDGGMTQGVYGDNCSYMYHHGYGYTPYGTYAPANSSSPMIQQDGQHYALQQYQYPCSYYKSPASADVSFTPNKITPTQEEISTAVDADHVASLNVTSKGNTVNMANSDFTNKNGLKSFLTGSQHTTLHSNDSYQGTSLPPYAPLSGYQGPRMSNHATQLPVQSDMSLISDRQSKHGAKVGLSSSMTPVKDFTSQRNQGLLQQLPPFPNLNGSRHPSGLELVSGFMNGMYPSNRMYSQYGNTFRANSRFGSAAYGSRMGSVDYKRHATGDGYGFKKSMEGFTELNKGPRAAKSSDNKNIKSLGPVTLLLKGQNLPVKSDNKEVLLVPNKEQYNGKDFSENYSDAKFFVIKSYSEDDIHKSIKYSVWASTPNGNKKLDAAYQEAKGKTGGCPIFLLFSVNTSGQFVGLAEMLGPVDFGKSVDYWQQDRWTGCFSVKWHVIKDIPNSALRHITLENNENKPVTNSRDTQEVKFEKGVQVVKIFKEHSSQTCILDDFGFYEAREKASQEKKSKEQQFPKQISKPSDLTIGTVTLLKSLDATLPKEAATANTAEDRMNSEGLLEGDGSTTAPEDSS from the exons ATGGCAGCTGTTGCTCCTACTTCTGACA AAACTGCAGATTTATTGCAAAATTTGACCCTGGATTCTGAGCCAAAAGCCATTGGAGTTACTGAGCCTGCGAAGAAG AATGGACCTGGTTTTTCCAAGGGTGCAGCTAAAGGGATGGGCAAGCCGTTCAATCCAAATTCAAGCTTTGTTCCAAATGGATACCCTTCGGCATACTATTATGGAG GTTATGATGGGCAAGGTGATTGGAATGTTTATTCAAGATATATGAACCTTGATGGGGGGATGACTCAG GGTGTTTATGGAGACAACTGCTCTTATATGTATCATCACGGTTATGGTTATACACCATATGGAACATATGCACCGGCCAATTCCTCTTCTCCCATGATTCAACAAGATGGTCAGCATTATGCGCTGCAACAGTACCAATATCCATGTTCTTACTACAAATCTCCAGCTTCTGCTGATGTGTCATTTACTCCAAACAAAATCACTCCTACACAAGAAGAAATATCAACTGCAGTTGATGCTGATCATGTTGCTTCATTAAATGTTACGAGTAAAGGAAACACTGTTAACATGGCCAATAGtgattttacaaataaaaatgggtTAAAGTCATTTTTAACGGGTTCCCAGCATACAACATTGCATTCAAATGATTCTTATCAAGGGACTAGCTTGCCACCTTATGCCCCTTTGTCAGGATATCAGGGCCCAAGAATGAGTAACCATGCTACACAATTGCCAGTCCAATCAGATATGTCCTTAATATCTGATAGACAGTCCAAACATGGAGCCAAGGTTGGTTTATCTTCATCAATGACCCCTGTCAAAGATTTTACTTCTCAAAGGAATCAAGGACTTCTTCAGCAACTTCCACCTTTTCCG AACTTGAATGGTTCCAGACATCCATCTGGACTTGAACTGGTTTCTGGATTCATGAACGGGATGTATCCAAGCAACAGGATGTACAGCCAATACGGGAACACATTTAGGGCTAATTCTCGTTTTGGATCTGCTGCATATGGATCCAGAATGGGCTCAGTTGATTACAAGCGTCATGCCACAGGTGATGGCTAtggttttaaaaaaagtatggAAGGTTTCACTGAGCTAAACAAGGGACCAAGAGCTGCCAAAAGTtctgataataaaaatatcaagagTCTCGGACCTGTTACATTACTACTGAAAGGACAGAACCTTCCAGTGAAGAGCGATAACAAAGAAGTTCTTTTGGTACCCAATAAGGAACAATACAACGGGAAAGATTTTTCTGAGAATTATTCTGATGCCAAGTTTTTTGTCATCAAATCCTATAGTGAGgatgatattcataaaagtaTAAAGTATAGTGTTTGGGCCAGTACTCCTAATGGCAATAAAAAACTGGATGCAGCATATCAAGAGGCGAAGGGGAAGACTGGTGGCTGTcccatatttttgttattttcg GTCAACACTAGTGGTCAATTTGTTGGTTTGGCAGAGATGTTGGGTCCTGTTGATTTTGGTAAAAGTGTAGATTATTGGCAACAGGACAGGTGGACTGGTTGCTTTTCTGTGAAGTGGCATGTCATAAAGGATATTCCAAATAGCGCATTGAGGCACATAACACTAGAAAACAATGAAAACAAACCTGTAACAAATAGCAGGGATACTCAGGAG GTCAAGTTTGAGAAGGGAGTTCAAGTTGTGAAAATTTTCAAGGAGCATTCAAGCCAAACATGCATCTTGGATGATTTTGGATTTTATGAGGCTCGTGAAAAGGCAAGTCAGGAGAAAAAATCTAAGGAGCAGCAGTTCCCAAAACAG ATCAGCAAACCCAGTGATTTAACAATTGGGACAGTCACATTGCTAAAGTCTCTAGATGCTACCTTGCCGAAGGAAGCTGCTACTGCAAATACAGCAGAAGATAGAATGAATTCAGAGGGGCTCCTAGAAGGGGATGGATCGACCACAGCACCTGAAGACTCTTCTTAG
- the LOC114186869 gene encoding YTH domain-containing protein ECT2-like isoform X2 produces MAAVAPTSDKTADLLQNLTLDSEPKAIGVTEPAKKNGPGFSKGAAKGMGKPFNPNSSFVPNGYPSAYYYGGYDGQGDWNVYSRYMNLDGGMTQGVYGDNCSYMYHHGYGYTPYGTYAPANSSSPMIQQDGQHYALQQYQYPCSYYKSPASADVSFTPNKITPTQEEISTAVDADHVASLNVTSKGNTVNMANSDFTNKNGLKSFLTGSQHTTLHSNDSYQGTSLPPYAPLSGYQGPRMSNHATQLPVQSDMSLISDRQSKHGAKVGLSSSMTPVKDFTSQRNQGLLQQLPPFPNLNGSRHPSGLELVSGFMNGMYPSNRMYSQYGNTFRANSRFGSAAYGSRMGSVDYKRHATGDGYGFKKSMEGFTELNKGPRAAKSSDNKNIKSLGPVTLLLKGQNLPVKSDNKEVLLVPNKEQYNGKDFSENYSDAKFFVIKSYSEDDIHKSIKYSVWASTPNGNKKLDAAYQEAKGKTGGCPIFLLFSVNTSGQFVGLAEMLGPVDFGKSVDYWQQDRWTGCFSVKWHVIKDIPNSALRHITLENNENKPVTNSRDTQEVKFEKGVQVVKIFKEHSSQTCILDDFGFYEAREKASQEKKSKEQQFPKQTDQQTQ; encoded by the exons ATGGCAGCTGTTGCTCCTACTTCTGACA AAACTGCAGATTTATTGCAAAATTTGACCCTGGATTCTGAGCCAAAAGCCATTGGAGTTACTGAGCCTGCGAAGAAG AATGGACCTGGTTTTTCCAAGGGTGCAGCTAAAGGGATGGGCAAGCCGTTCAATCCAAATTCAAGCTTTGTTCCAAATGGATACCCTTCGGCATACTATTATGGAG GTTATGATGGGCAAGGTGATTGGAATGTTTATTCAAGATATATGAACCTTGATGGGGGGATGACTCAG GGTGTTTATGGAGACAACTGCTCTTATATGTATCATCACGGTTATGGTTATACACCATATGGAACATATGCACCGGCCAATTCCTCTTCTCCCATGATTCAACAAGATGGTCAGCATTATGCGCTGCAACAGTACCAATATCCATGTTCTTACTACAAATCTCCAGCTTCTGCTGATGTGTCATTTACTCCAAACAAAATCACTCCTACACAAGAAGAAATATCAACTGCAGTTGATGCTGATCATGTTGCTTCATTAAATGTTACGAGTAAAGGAAACACTGTTAACATGGCCAATAGtgattttacaaataaaaatgggtTAAAGTCATTTTTAACGGGTTCCCAGCATACAACATTGCATTCAAATGATTCTTATCAAGGGACTAGCTTGCCACCTTATGCCCCTTTGTCAGGATATCAGGGCCCAAGAATGAGTAACCATGCTACACAATTGCCAGTCCAATCAGATATGTCCTTAATATCTGATAGACAGTCCAAACATGGAGCCAAGGTTGGTTTATCTTCATCAATGACCCCTGTCAAAGATTTTACTTCTCAAAGGAATCAAGGACTTCTTCAGCAACTTCCACCTTTTCCG AACTTGAATGGTTCCAGACATCCATCTGGACTTGAACTGGTTTCTGGATTCATGAACGGGATGTATCCAAGCAACAGGATGTACAGCCAATACGGGAACACATTTAGGGCTAATTCTCGTTTTGGATCTGCTGCATATGGATCCAGAATGGGCTCAGTTGATTACAAGCGTCATGCCACAGGTGATGGCTAtggttttaaaaaaagtatggAAGGTTTCACTGAGCTAAACAAGGGACCAAGAGCTGCCAAAAGTtctgataataaaaatatcaagagTCTCGGACCTGTTACATTACTACTGAAAGGACAGAACCTTCCAGTGAAGAGCGATAACAAAGAAGTTCTTTTGGTACCCAATAAGGAACAATACAACGGGAAAGATTTTTCTGAGAATTATTCTGATGCCAAGTTTTTTGTCATCAAATCCTATAGTGAGgatgatattcataaaagtaTAAAGTATAGTGTTTGGGCCAGTACTCCTAATGGCAATAAAAAACTGGATGCAGCATATCAAGAGGCGAAGGGGAAGACTGGTGGCTGTcccatatttttgttattttcg GTCAACACTAGTGGTCAATTTGTTGGTTTGGCAGAGATGTTGGGTCCTGTTGATTTTGGTAAAAGTGTAGATTATTGGCAACAGGACAGGTGGACTGGTTGCTTTTCTGTGAAGTGGCATGTCATAAAGGATATTCCAAATAGCGCATTGAGGCACATAACACTAGAAAACAATGAAAACAAACCTGTAACAAATAGCAGGGATACTCAGGAG GTCAAGTTTGAGAAGGGAGTTCAAGTTGTGAAAATTTTCAAGGAGCATTCAAGCCAAACATGCATCTTGGATGATTTTGGATTTTATGAGGCTCGTGAAAAGGCAAGTCAGGAGAAAAAATCTAAGGAGCAGCAGTTCCCAAAACAG ACAGATCAGCAAACCCAGTGA
- the LOC114186869 gene encoding YTH domain-containing protein ECT2-like isoform X3, with the protein MNLDGGMTQGVYGDNCSYMYHHGYGYTPYGTYAPANSSSPMIQQDGQHYALQQYQYPCSYYKSPASADVSFTPNKITPTQEEISTAVDADHVASLNVTSKGNTVNMANSDFTNKNGLKSFLTGSQHTTLHSNDSYQGTSLPPYAPLSGYQGPRMSNHATQLPVQSDMSLISDRQSKHGAKVGLSSSMTPVKDFTSQRNQGLLQQLPPFPNLNGSRHPSGLELVSGFMNGMYPSNRMYSQYGNTFRANSRFGSAAYGSRMGSVDYKRHATGDGYGFKKSMEGFTELNKGPRAAKSSDNKNIKSLGPVTLLLKGQNLPVKSDNKEVLLVPNKEQYNGKDFSENYSDAKFFVIKSYSEDDIHKSIKYSVWASTPNGNKKLDAAYQEAKGKTGGCPIFLLFSVNTSGQFVGLAEMLGPVDFGKSVDYWQQDRWTGCFSVKWHVIKDIPNSALRHITLENNENKPVTNSRDTQEVKFEKGVQVVKIFKEHSSQTCILDDFGFYEAREKASQEKKSKEQQFPKQISKPSDLTIGTVTLLKSLDATLPKEAATANTAEDRMNSEGLLEGDGSTTAPEDSS; encoded by the exons ATGAACCTTGATGGGGGGATGACTCAG GGTGTTTATGGAGACAACTGCTCTTATATGTATCATCACGGTTATGGTTATACACCATATGGAACATATGCACCGGCCAATTCCTCTTCTCCCATGATTCAACAAGATGGTCAGCATTATGCGCTGCAACAGTACCAATATCCATGTTCTTACTACAAATCTCCAGCTTCTGCTGATGTGTCATTTACTCCAAACAAAATCACTCCTACACAAGAAGAAATATCAACTGCAGTTGATGCTGATCATGTTGCTTCATTAAATGTTACGAGTAAAGGAAACACTGTTAACATGGCCAATAGtgattttacaaataaaaatgggtTAAAGTCATTTTTAACGGGTTCCCAGCATACAACATTGCATTCAAATGATTCTTATCAAGGGACTAGCTTGCCACCTTATGCCCCTTTGTCAGGATATCAGGGCCCAAGAATGAGTAACCATGCTACACAATTGCCAGTCCAATCAGATATGTCCTTAATATCTGATAGACAGTCCAAACATGGAGCCAAGGTTGGTTTATCTTCATCAATGACCCCTGTCAAAGATTTTACTTCTCAAAGGAATCAAGGACTTCTTCAGCAACTTCCACCTTTTCCG AACTTGAATGGTTCCAGACATCCATCTGGACTTGAACTGGTTTCTGGATTCATGAACGGGATGTATCCAAGCAACAGGATGTACAGCCAATACGGGAACACATTTAGGGCTAATTCTCGTTTTGGATCTGCTGCATATGGATCCAGAATGGGCTCAGTTGATTACAAGCGTCATGCCACAGGTGATGGCTAtggttttaaaaaaagtatggAAGGTTTCACTGAGCTAAACAAGGGACCAAGAGCTGCCAAAAGTtctgataataaaaatatcaagagTCTCGGACCTGTTACATTACTACTGAAAGGACAGAACCTTCCAGTGAAGAGCGATAACAAAGAAGTTCTTTTGGTACCCAATAAGGAACAATACAACGGGAAAGATTTTTCTGAGAATTATTCTGATGCCAAGTTTTTTGTCATCAAATCCTATAGTGAGgatgatattcataaaagtaTAAAGTATAGTGTTTGGGCCAGTACTCCTAATGGCAATAAAAAACTGGATGCAGCATATCAAGAGGCGAAGGGGAAGACTGGTGGCTGTcccatatttttgttattttcg GTCAACACTAGTGGTCAATTTGTTGGTTTGGCAGAGATGTTGGGTCCTGTTGATTTTGGTAAAAGTGTAGATTATTGGCAACAGGACAGGTGGACTGGTTGCTTTTCTGTGAAGTGGCATGTCATAAAGGATATTCCAAATAGCGCATTGAGGCACATAACACTAGAAAACAATGAAAACAAACCTGTAACAAATAGCAGGGATACTCAGGAG GTCAAGTTTGAGAAGGGAGTTCAAGTTGTGAAAATTTTCAAGGAGCATTCAAGCCAAACATGCATCTTGGATGATTTTGGATTTTATGAGGCTCGTGAAAAGGCAAGTCAGGAGAAAAAATCTAAGGAGCAGCAGTTCCCAAAACAG ATCAGCAAACCCAGTGATTTAACAATTGGGACAGTCACATTGCTAAAGTCTCTAGATGCTACCTTGCCGAAGGAAGCTGCTACTGCAAATACAGCAGAAGATAGAATGAATTCAGAGGGGCTCCTAGAAGGGGATGGATCGACCACAGCACCTGAAGACTCTTCTTAG
- the LOC114180781 gene encoding photosynthetic NDH subunit of subcomplex B 2, chloroplastic, whose protein sequence is MASFLSLSLPKLNLIKASSATNTSTVTFPTADSLTEKFGRKGIKFLESDNIPIVELTIRNGSSLRLSIPDAHVTSYRPKVHWKDDGFEEALYTIPATESGPYKAKGGVGLVMNEVLQPGAKGLLPSTLEWTVTDVDSDAIDALQVELSCTSRFFELTYIVTLYPVSMATAVVAKNLGPKPATLTNAILSHFRSKTRAGTAVQGLRSCSYIPHSPPSSPFQILTPSEATSFEPPRWFSFGAEPEVKFGTWGKQDLTMTLLENKMSRVYSAPPEERLKTFYNTPPSKYETIDQGREIFFRVIRMGFEDIYLSSPGSLSEKYGKGYFICTGPASLLVPVIVNPGEEWRGAQVIEHDNLT, encoded by the exons ATGGcttcttttctttccttatcTCTTCCCAAGCTCAACCTAATAAAGGCCTCCTCAGCAACAAACACCTCTACAGTGACTTTTCCCACTGCTGATTCACTCACTGAGAAATTTGGCAGAAAAGGCATAAAGTTCTTGGAGTCTGATAACATCCCCATTGTGGAGCTCACAATCAGAAATGGAAGCTCCTTGAGGCTAAGCATACCTGATGCTCATGTTACATCATACAGACCAAAAGTTCATTGGAAAGACGATGGTTTCGAAGAGGCTCTTTACACAATTCCTGCAACTGAATCGGGTCCATACAAGGCCAAAGGTGGGGTTGGTTTGGTCATGAATGAAGTACTGCAACCTGGAGCCAAAGGGTTACTCCCTTCAACTTTAGAATGGACTGTTACTGATGTTGACTCTGATGCCATTGATGCTCTTCAG GTTGAATTGAGCTGCACCAGTAGATTCTTTGAACTCACATACATTGTGACTCTGTATCCTGTGAGCATGGCCACTGCAGTGGTGGCGAAGAACTTAGGCCCCAAGCCTGCTACTCTAACCAACGCTATACTAAGCCATTTTCGATCTAAGACAAGAGCTGGAACAGCAGTTCAAGGCCTCAGAAGCTGCTCATATATCCCTCACTCTCCTCCATCTTCTCCCTTTCAAATCTTGACTCCATCTGAAGCTACCTCATTTGAGCCTCCTAGATGGTTTTCCTTTGGTGCTGAACCTGAAGTCAAGTTTGGCACATGGGGTAAGCAAGATTTGACTATGACCCTCCTTGAGAATAAGATGAGTAGAGTTTATTCTGCACCTCCAGAGGAAAGATTAAAGACATTCTACAACACCCCTCCTTCCAAGTATGAAACCATTGACCAG GGACGTGAGATTTTCTTCAGGGTGATAAGAATGGGTTTTGAGGATATTTATTTATCAAGCCCTGGTTCTTTGTCAGAGAAATATGGGAAGGGCTACTTCATCTGCACTGGTCCTGCTTCATTACTGGTGCCTGTGATTGTGAATCCTGGTGAAGAATGGAGAGGGGCACAGGTCATTGAACATGATAATTTAACATGA